In Candidatus Zixiibacteriota bacterium, one genomic interval encodes:
- a CDS encoding pitrilysin family protein, whose translation MVKFKFSALIICLMLFSVSVFAGDTPELKFEKYTLPNGLDVILHEDHAIPMVSVNIWYNVASKNEKPGRTGFAHLFEHLMFQGSPQFDDEYFEPLQSIGGAVNGSTSNDRTNYWENVPSNYLELALAMESDRMGYLLDALTQERMDTQKDVVKNERRQGVDNQPYGRANEIKLSMLYPPDHPYSWTVIGSLDDLTAATLENAKEFFRMYYAPNNASLCIAGDFSQDKARALVEKYFAPIPPGPPIERLQIYTPILNGEKRTVYEDNVQLPRLYYAWFSPPYYAPGDGEMDIIASALSSGRTSRLYKSLVYEKQIAQDIVAFQASRTLGSSFEIIATARAGHTLEELEQAINEELRIFLEQGITADELKKAQITFEAGFIRRLENVGGFRGRANTLNSYNTFLGSPDMLKYDMDRYANATIEGVNEVARKYIDLNNRVVLHIVPQGELKASETLPERSAHPGPDGDVSFTPPEIQKGTLSNGIEIYLVEDNRLPLIQMSVSIIRGRNLDPTDKFGLANLTADLLDEGTSSRTSLQISDEINMLAANLRTSSGQTNTTISLNVLKKNLNPALDLMADIILNPSFPEEELERKKKNYLGRIRQSKSRPTTVANNTFAKLIYGESHPFGQPTSGTGTKETLENITRDDIVNFCNDYYTADAATIVIAGDISLSEAQQKLNNVLKDWKKGDASISKLPTPNPIGETKIYIVDKPGAAQSAIVMGNTVELDDFELLTPINILNRPLGGQFTSRINLNLREDKGYTYGASSRFQINRETGIFVASTQVHSQYTKESVFEMVKEITDINESRPLSNDELANSKQGSIKSYPQGFESLRGITRRLQNLITFGRPLDSWKTYNQRVEDITLDDAKTLAKKYIHPDKLIIVVVGDREKIEEGLKELNLGEVIAL comes from the coding sequence ATGGTAAAGTTTAAGTTCTCAGCATTAATTATCTGTTTGATGCTATTCTCAGTTTCCGTGTTCGCCGGTGATACACCGGAACTAAAATTCGAGAAATACACTCTGCCCAACGGACTTGATGTGATCCTGCACGAGGATCATGCCATCCCAATGGTCTCCGTAAATATCTGGTACAATGTCGCATCCAAAAATGAGAAACCCGGAAGAACCGGCTTTGCCCATCTTTTTGAGCATTTGATGTTTCAAGGCAGCCCTCAATTTGACGATGAGTATTTCGAACCTTTGCAGTCAATTGGTGGGGCCGTCAACGGATCAACATCAAATGACCGTACGAATTACTGGGAAAATGTCCCCAGCAATTATCTGGAGTTGGCCCTGGCGATGGAATCCGATCGCATGGGTTATTTGCTCGACGCTTTGACACAGGAACGTATGGATACTCAAAAGGATGTCGTTAAGAATGAAAGACGTCAGGGCGTTGATAATCAGCCTTATGGCCGAGCCAATGAAATAAAACTCAGTATGCTCTACCCGCCCGACCACCCGTATTCCTGGACGGTTATCGGAAGTCTGGATGACCTAACTGCCGCGACGCTGGAGAATGCCAAAGAATTCTTCAGAATGTATTACGCTCCCAACAACGCCTCATTATGTATAGCCGGAGATTTTTCTCAGGATAAAGCCAGGGCATTGGTAGAGAAGTATTTCGCTCCTATCCCCCCCGGCCCTCCGATTGAACGCCTGCAAATATATACGCCCATATTGAACGGTGAAAAAAGGACGGTATATGAAGATAATGTGCAATTACCCCGCCTTTATTATGCGTGGTTTTCTCCGCCTTATTACGCTCCGGGAGACGGAGAGATGGACATTATTGCATCGGCTCTGAGCAGCGGAAGAACTTCGCGACTATACAAATCTCTGGTATATGAAAAACAAATCGCTCAGGACATTGTTGCCTTTCAAGCCTCTCGGACTTTAGGCAGTAGTTTTGAAATCATTGCTACGGCACGCGCCGGACACACTCTTGAGGAGTTGGAACAGGCGATCAACGAAGAACTGAGAATTTTTCTGGAACAAGGCATCACTGCTGATGAACTAAAAAAAGCGCAAATAACATTTGAAGCGGGTTTCATTAGAAGGCTCGAAAATGTAGGCGGTTTTAGAGGAAGAGCCAATACGCTGAACAGCTATAATACATTTTTGGGTTCACCCGATATGCTGAAATACGATATGGATAGATACGCAAACGCTACTATCGAGGGTGTTAACGAAGTTGCCCGAAAATATATCGATTTAAATAACCGAGTTGTGTTGCATATTGTTCCGCAGGGTGAATTAAAGGCGTCCGAAACATTACCCGAGCGCTCTGCCCATCCCGGACCGGATGGTGACGTATCGTTTACTCCCCCTGAAATCCAAAAGGGGACGCTTTCAAACGGAATCGAAATTTATCTGGTCGAGGATAATCGTTTGCCCCTGATTCAAATGAGCGTCTCTATCATTCGAGGAAGAAATCTCGATCCGACTGATAAATTTGGCCTGGCCAATCTAACCGCGGATTTATTGGATGAGGGAACTTCTTCTCGCACATCTTTGCAGATCAGCGATGAAATAAATATGTTGGCCGCCAATTTACGAACCAGCTCCGGCCAAACCAATACGACAATATCGCTAAATGTCCTCAAGAAGAATCTTAATCCGGCACTTGACCTGATGGCCGATATTATTTTGAATCCATCATTCCCCGAGGAAGAATTGGAGCGCAAAAAGAAAAACTATCTCGGTCGAATAAGGCAATCGAAATCGCGCCCGACGACGGTGGCGAATAACACTTTCGCAAAGCTTATATATGGCGAATCACATCCATTCGGTCAACCCACTTCAGGGACCGGTACGAAGGAAACGCTTGAGAATATAACCCGTGACGATATCGTTAATTTTTGTAATGACTACTATACGGCTGATGCGGCGACTATTGTGATTGCCGGTGATATCAGCCTGAGTGAAGCCCAGCAGAAACTCAATAACGTACTTAAGGATTGGAAGAAGGGCGATGCTTCAATATCTAAGCTTCCCACACCGAATCCCATTGGAGAAACCAAAATTTACATCGTCGATAAACCGGGCGCGGCGCAATCGGCAATTGTGATGGGAAACACTGTCGAACTTGATGATTTTGAATTATTGACTCCTATTAACATCTTGAATCGTCCCCTGGGAGGGCAATTTACGAGCCGAATAAATTTGAATCTTCGTGAAGATAAAGGCTATACCTATGGGGCTTCTTCAAGATTTCAAATTAACCGGGAAACGGGTATATTTGTGGCGTCAACCCAGGTTCATTCGCAATACACCAAAGAATCGGTTTTTGAAATGGTAAAAGAGATAACCGACATCAATGAATCCCGTCCTCTATCAAACGATGAACTTGCCAATAGCAAGCAGGGTAGCATTAAAAGCTATCCCCAGGGATTTGAATCGCTACGTGGCATTACTCGTCGACTTCAAAACCTGATAACTTTTGGCAGACCTCTTGATTCATGGAAGACTTATAATCAACGAGTTGAGGATATTACCCTGGATGATGCCAAGACTTTGGCCAAAAAGTATATCCATCCCGATAAACTGATTATTGTCGTAGTCGGCGATAGAGAAAAGATCGAAGAAGGCCTTAAGGAGCTAAACCTGGGTGAAGTTATCGCTCTTTAA